In Harpia harpyja isolate bHarHar1 chromosome Z, bHarHar1 primary haplotype, whole genome shotgun sequence, a single window of DNA contains:
- the POLI gene encoding DNA polymerase iota isoform X3 — MEPFPPPTEEDEEDWLRPQPGGGAAPPAPSGHSKSVSARSTACRVIAHVDLDCFYAQVEMIRNPELRDKPLGVQQKYIVVTCNYEARKLGVKKLMSVKDAKEKCPQLILVNGEDLTPYREMSYKVTELLGEFCPLVERLGFDENFVDITEIVEKRLNQLQQSGCSRVCVSGHVYNHQAINLLDTTHVRLVIGSQIAEEFREAIYARLGLTGCAGVASNKLLSKLVSGTFKPNQQTVLLPESCQDLIRSLDHIQKVPGIGYKTTKRLETLGVRNVCDLQAFPSAVLEKELGVSIAQRIQKLSYGEDDSPVTPSGPPQSFSDEDSFKKCSSEVEVKEKIEELLPNLLDRIYKDGRQPHTVRLTIRQFSSTEKWFNRESRQCPIPPHLIQKFGKESSSVLSPMVDILMKLFRKMVDVDQPFHLTLVSVCFSNLKDLPSSKKGSIGFYLKQEVEGASQGEGGASWNQNCNRTGTTKTRKLSEEKKSNIKKAGIPDFPFYLSPGDIDQEVFRELPEDIQKEIISEKSEAIPIEDVSGQPSVYFAEEVHSTSPDSKGLNSDTHAAGCSIHLTSAHESVTVLAHSSKASCFSECPRSALTSSSLEKQPTDSLNFRGKDLSSLEAGASQTVLHVPVLDKDKQAFQTTSVDKTYSRQAGIVFPPNVDTKTFYELPADVQKELLAEWKRQEPVSKTSTGKPPEKPKTSKGRRNTAPCLSQSNSLLKYFKPQ, encoded by the exons ATGGAGCCCTTCCCGCCGCCCacggaggaggacgaggaggactgGCTTCGCCCGCAGCCCGGCGGCGGagccgctccgcccgccccgt CAGGCCACAGCAAGTCTGTATCGGCAAGAAGCACAGCATGCAGAGTGATCGCGCACGTTGACTTGGACTGCTTTTATGCACAAGTAGAAATGATCCGTAATCCTGAGTTAAGAGACAAGCCTTTAG GTGTGCAACAGAAATACATCGTAGTTACCTGTAACTACGAAGCCAGAAAACTTGGAGTCAAGAAACTGATGTCTGTCAAGGATGCTAAAGAGAAGTGTCCTCAGCTGATACTGGTTAATGGAGAAGATCTAACCCCCTACAGGGAAATGTCATACAAGGTTACAG AGTTGTTGGGGGAATTTTGTCCACTGGTGGAAAGGCTTGGGTTTGATGAAAATTTTGTGGATATCACAGAGATCGTAGAGAAAAGACTAAACCAGCTACAGCAAAGTGGATGTTCCAGAGTCTGTGTGTCTGGCCATGTGTACAACCACCAAG ctaTCAATTTGCTTGATACAACGCATGTAAGACTAGTTATTGGATCTCAGATTGCGGAGGAGTTCAGGGAAGCCATATATGCAAGACTGGGCCTCACAGGCTGTGCAGGAGTGGCCTCTAACAAATTACTGTCTAAACTAGTATCTGGGACCTTTAAACCGAATCAGCAAACAGTTCTTCTGCCTGAAAGCTGTCAAGATCTAATACGCAGCCTTGATCACATCCAAAAAGTGCCTG GCATTGGCTACAAAACTACGAAACGTCTTGAAACGCTGGGTGTTAGGAATGTGTGTGATCTCCAAGCATTTCCGTCTGCTGTGTTAGAGAAGGAACTAGGTGTTTCTATCGCTCAGCGTATCCAAAAACTCAGCTACGGAGAAGATGATTCCCCTGTGACTCCATCAGGCCCTCCTCAG TCCTTTAGTGATGaagattcctttaaaaaatgttcatcagAAGTGGAAgttaaagagaaaattgaagaacTGCTTCCTAACCTATTAGACAG AATATACAAAGATGGAAGACAACCACACACAGTGAGACTGACCATACGCCAGTTCTCCTCAACTGAGAAATGGTTTAATCGGGAAAGTCGTCAGTGTCCTATTCCGCCTCATCTCATTCAGAAATTTGGGAAAG aaagcagCAGCGTCCTATCTCCAATGGTTGATATACTAATGAAACTCTTTCGAAAGATGGTAGATGTAGATCAACCCTTTCATCTTACTCTTGTGAGCGTCTGCTTCTCCAACCTCAAAGATCTTCCTAGCAGCAAGAAAGGATCAATTGGTTTCTATCTAAAGCAG GAAGTGGAAGGTGCCTCACAAGGTGAGGGAGGTGCTTCTTGGAACCAGAACTGCAACAGAACTGGAACTACAAAAACTAGGAAactttcagaggaaaagaaaagcaacataaaaaaagcaggaattcctgACTTCCCATTTTATTTGTCTCCTGGTGACATTGACCAGGAAGTCTTTAGGGAACTTCCAGAAGatattcaaaaagaaattatttctgaaaaatcagaagCGATCCCTATTGAGGATGTTTCAGGTCAGCCATCAGTATATTTTGCAGAAGAGGTGCACAGCACTTCCCCAGATTCTAAGGGACTAAACAGTGATACGCACGCTGCAGGGTGCAGTATACATCTCACGTCAGCTCATGAGTCTGTAACTGTTCTGGCACACAGCTCCAAGGCCAGTTGTTTTTCTGAGTGTCCCAGAAGTGCATTGACAAGCAGCAGTCTGGAAAAACAACCTACTGACTCTCTGAACTTCAGAGGGAAAGATCTGTCATCTCTGGAAGCTGGAGCCAGCCAAACTGTTTTGCATGTCCCTGTCTTGGATAAAGATAAGCAGGCCTTTCAAACAACTTCTGTGGATAAAACCTATAGTAGGCAAGCAGGAATTGTATTTCCTCCTAACGTTGACACAAAGACTTTTTATGAACTACCTGCAGATGTGCAAAAAGAACTACTAGCTGAATGGAAGAGGCAGGAACCTGTGTCCAAAACTTCTACGGGTAAACCCCCCGAAAAACCTAAAACAAGTAAAGGAAGAAGGAATACGGCACCATGTTTATCACAGTCTAAcagtttgctaaaatattttaaaccacagtga
- the POLI gene encoding DNA polymerase iota isoform X2, which produces MEPFPPPTEEDEEDWLRPQPGGGAAPPAPCHSKSVSARSTACRVIAHVDLDCFYAQVEMIRNPELRDKPLGVQQKYIVVTCNYEARKLGVKKLMSVKDAKEKCPQLILVNGEDLTPYREMSYKVTELLGEFCPLVERLGFDENFVDITEIVEKRLNQLQQSGCSRVCVSGHVYNHQAINLLDTTHVRLVIGSQIAEEFREAIYARLGLTGCAGVASNKLLSKLVSGTFKPNQQTVLLPESCQDLIRSLDHIQKVPGIGYKTTKRLETLGVRNVCDLQAFPSAVLEKELGVSIAQRIQKLSYGEDDSPVTPSGPPQSFSDEDSFKKCSSEVEVKEKIEELLPNLLDRIYKDGRQPHTVRLTIRQFSSTEKWFNRESRQCPIPPHLIQKFGKESSSVLSPMVDILMKLFRKMVDVDQPFHLTLVSVCFSNLKDLPSSKKGSIGFYLKQVSPPSGSGKRVREVEGASQGEGGASWNQNCNRTGTTKTRKLSEEKKSNIKKAGIPDFPFYLSPGDIDQEVFRELPEDIQKEIISEKSEAIPIEDVSGQPSVYFAEEVHSTSPDSKGLNSDTHAAGCSIHLTSAHESVTVLAHSSKASCFSECPRSALTSSSLEKQPTDSLNFRGKDLSSLEAGASQTVLHVPVLDKDKQAFQTTSVDKTYSRQAGIVFPPNVDTKTFYELPADVQKELLAEWKRQEPVSKTSTGKPPEKPKTSKGRRNTAPCLSQSNSLLKYFKPQ; this is translated from the exons ATGGAGCCCTTCCCGCCGCCCacggaggaggacgaggaggactgGCTTCGCCCGCAGCCCGGCGGCGGagccgctccgcccgccccgt GCCACAGCAAGTCTGTATCGGCAAGAAGCACAGCATGCAGAGTGATCGCGCACGTTGACTTGGACTGCTTTTATGCACAAGTAGAAATGATCCGTAATCCTGAGTTAAGAGACAAGCCTTTAG GTGTGCAACAGAAATACATCGTAGTTACCTGTAACTACGAAGCCAGAAAACTTGGAGTCAAGAAACTGATGTCTGTCAAGGATGCTAAAGAGAAGTGTCCTCAGCTGATACTGGTTAATGGAGAAGATCTAACCCCCTACAGGGAAATGTCATACAAGGTTACAG AGTTGTTGGGGGAATTTTGTCCACTGGTGGAAAGGCTTGGGTTTGATGAAAATTTTGTGGATATCACAGAGATCGTAGAGAAAAGACTAAACCAGCTACAGCAAAGTGGATGTTCCAGAGTCTGTGTGTCTGGCCATGTGTACAACCACCAAG ctaTCAATTTGCTTGATACAACGCATGTAAGACTAGTTATTGGATCTCAGATTGCGGAGGAGTTCAGGGAAGCCATATATGCAAGACTGGGCCTCACAGGCTGTGCAGGAGTGGCCTCTAACAAATTACTGTCTAAACTAGTATCTGGGACCTTTAAACCGAATCAGCAAACAGTTCTTCTGCCTGAAAGCTGTCAAGATCTAATACGCAGCCTTGATCACATCCAAAAAGTGCCTG GCATTGGCTACAAAACTACGAAACGTCTTGAAACGCTGGGTGTTAGGAATGTGTGTGATCTCCAAGCATTTCCGTCTGCTGTGTTAGAGAAGGAACTAGGTGTTTCTATCGCTCAGCGTATCCAAAAACTCAGCTACGGAGAAGATGATTCCCCTGTGACTCCATCAGGCCCTCCTCAG TCCTTTAGTGATGaagattcctttaaaaaatgttcatcagAAGTGGAAgttaaagagaaaattgaagaacTGCTTCCTAACCTATTAGACAG AATATACAAAGATGGAAGACAACCACACACAGTGAGACTGACCATACGCCAGTTCTCCTCAACTGAGAAATGGTTTAATCGGGAAAGTCGTCAGTGTCCTATTCCGCCTCATCTCATTCAGAAATTTGGGAAAG aaagcagCAGCGTCCTATCTCCAATGGTTGATATACTAATGAAACTCTTTCGAAAGATGGTAGATGTAGATCAACCCTTTCATCTTACTCTTGTGAGCGTCTGCTTCTCCAACCTCAAAGATCTTCCTAGCAGCAAGAAAGGATCAATTGGTTTCTATCTAAAGCAGGTATCACCTCCATCAGGCTCTGGTAAACGTGTTCGG GAAGTGGAAGGTGCCTCACAAGGTGAGGGAGGTGCTTCTTGGAACCAGAACTGCAACAGAACTGGAACTACAAAAACTAGGAAactttcagaggaaaagaaaagcaacataaaaaaagcaggaattcctgACTTCCCATTTTATTTGTCTCCTGGTGACATTGACCAGGAAGTCTTTAGGGAACTTCCAGAAGatattcaaaaagaaattatttctgaaaaatcagaagCGATCCCTATTGAGGATGTTTCAGGTCAGCCATCAGTATATTTTGCAGAAGAGGTGCACAGCACTTCCCCAGATTCTAAGGGACTAAACAGTGATACGCACGCTGCAGGGTGCAGTATACATCTCACGTCAGCTCATGAGTCTGTAACTGTTCTGGCACACAGCTCCAAGGCCAGTTGTTTTTCTGAGTGTCCCAGAAGTGCATTGACAAGCAGCAGTCTGGAAAAACAACCTACTGACTCTCTGAACTTCAGAGGGAAAGATCTGTCATCTCTGGAAGCTGGAGCCAGCCAAACTGTTTTGCATGTCCCTGTCTTGGATAAAGATAAGCAGGCCTTTCAAACAACTTCTGTGGATAAAACCTATAGTAGGCAAGCAGGAATTGTATTTCCTCCTAACGTTGACACAAAGACTTTTTATGAACTACCTGCAGATGTGCAAAAAGAACTACTAGCTGAATGGAAGAGGCAGGAACCTGTGTCCAAAACTTCTACGGGTAAACCCCCCGAAAAACCTAAAACAAGTAAAGGAAGAAGGAATACGGCACCATGTTTATCACAGTCTAAcagtttgctaaaatattttaaaccacagtga
- the POLI gene encoding DNA polymerase iota isoform X1, translating into MEPFPPPTEEDEEDWLRPQPGGGAAPPAPSGHSKSVSARSTACRVIAHVDLDCFYAQVEMIRNPELRDKPLGVQQKYIVVTCNYEARKLGVKKLMSVKDAKEKCPQLILVNGEDLTPYREMSYKVTELLGEFCPLVERLGFDENFVDITEIVEKRLNQLQQSGCSRVCVSGHVYNHQAINLLDTTHVRLVIGSQIAEEFREAIYARLGLTGCAGVASNKLLSKLVSGTFKPNQQTVLLPESCQDLIRSLDHIQKVPGIGYKTTKRLETLGVRNVCDLQAFPSAVLEKELGVSIAQRIQKLSYGEDDSPVTPSGPPQSFSDEDSFKKCSSEVEVKEKIEELLPNLLDRIYKDGRQPHTVRLTIRQFSSTEKWFNRESRQCPIPPHLIQKFGKESSSVLSPMVDILMKLFRKMVDVDQPFHLTLVSVCFSNLKDLPSSKKGSIGFYLKQVSPPSGSGKRVREVEGASQGEGGASWNQNCNRTGTTKTRKLSEEKKSNIKKAGIPDFPFYLSPGDIDQEVFRELPEDIQKEIISEKSEAIPIEDVSGQPSVYFAEEVHSTSPDSKGLNSDTHAAGCSIHLTSAHESVTVLAHSSKASCFSECPRSALTSSSLEKQPTDSLNFRGKDLSSLEAGASQTVLHVPVLDKDKQAFQTTSVDKTYSRQAGIVFPPNVDTKTFYELPADVQKELLAEWKRQEPVSKTSTGKPPEKPKTSKGRRNTAPCLSQSNSLLKYFKPQ; encoded by the exons ATGGAGCCCTTCCCGCCGCCCacggaggaggacgaggaggactgGCTTCGCCCGCAGCCCGGCGGCGGagccgctccgcccgccccgt CAGGCCACAGCAAGTCTGTATCGGCAAGAAGCACAGCATGCAGAGTGATCGCGCACGTTGACTTGGACTGCTTTTATGCACAAGTAGAAATGATCCGTAATCCTGAGTTAAGAGACAAGCCTTTAG GTGTGCAACAGAAATACATCGTAGTTACCTGTAACTACGAAGCCAGAAAACTTGGAGTCAAGAAACTGATGTCTGTCAAGGATGCTAAAGAGAAGTGTCCTCAGCTGATACTGGTTAATGGAGAAGATCTAACCCCCTACAGGGAAATGTCATACAAGGTTACAG AGTTGTTGGGGGAATTTTGTCCACTGGTGGAAAGGCTTGGGTTTGATGAAAATTTTGTGGATATCACAGAGATCGTAGAGAAAAGACTAAACCAGCTACAGCAAAGTGGATGTTCCAGAGTCTGTGTGTCTGGCCATGTGTACAACCACCAAG ctaTCAATTTGCTTGATACAACGCATGTAAGACTAGTTATTGGATCTCAGATTGCGGAGGAGTTCAGGGAAGCCATATATGCAAGACTGGGCCTCACAGGCTGTGCAGGAGTGGCCTCTAACAAATTACTGTCTAAACTAGTATCTGGGACCTTTAAACCGAATCAGCAAACAGTTCTTCTGCCTGAAAGCTGTCAAGATCTAATACGCAGCCTTGATCACATCCAAAAAGTGCCTG GCATTGGCTACAAAACTACGAAACGTCTTGAAACGCTGGGTGTTAGGAATGTGTGTGATCTCCAAGCATTTCCGTCTGCTGTGTTAGAGAAGGAACTAGGTGTTTCTATCGCTCAGCGTATCCAAAAACTCAGCTACGGAGAAGATGATTCCCCTGTGACTCCATCAGGCCCTCCTCAG TCCTTTAGTGATGaagattcctttaaaaaatgttcatcagAAGTGGAAgttaaagagaaaattgaagaacTGCTTCCTAACCTATTAGACAG AATATACAAAGATGGAAGACAACCACACACAGTGAGACTGACCATACGCCAGTTCTCCTCAACTGAGAAATGGTTTAATCGGGAAAGTCGTCAGTGTCCTATTCCGCCTCATCTCATTCAGAAATTTGGGAAAG aaagcagCAGCGTCCTATCTCCAATGGTTGATATACTAATGAAACTCTTTCGAAAGATGGTAGATGTAGATCAACCCTTTCATCTTACTCTTGTGAGCGTCTGCTTCTCCAACCTCAAAGATCTTCCTAGCAGCAAGAAAGGATCAATTGGTTTCTATCTAAAGCAGGTATCACCTCCATCAGGCTCTGGTAAACGTGTTCGG GAAGTGGAAGGTGCCTCACAAGGTGAGGGAGGTGCTTCTTGGAACCAGAACTGCAACAGAACTGGAACTACAAAAACTAGGAAactttcagaggaaaagaaaagcaacataaaaaaagcaggaattcctgACTTCCCATTTTATTTGTCTCCTGGTGACATTGACCAGGAAGTCTTTAGGGAACTTCCAGAAGatattcaaaaagaaattatttctgaaaaatcagaagCGATCCCTATTGAGGATGTTTCAGGTCAGCCATCAGTATATTTTGCAGAAGAGGTGCACAGCACTTCCCCAGATTCTAAGGGACTAAACAGTGATACGCACGCTGCAGGGTGCAGTATACATCTCACGTCAGCTCATGAGTCTGTAACTGTTCTGGCACACAGCTCCAAGGCCAGTTGTTTTTCTGAGTGTCCCAGAAGTGCATTGACAAGCAGCAGTCTGGAAAAACAACCTACTGACTCTCTGAACTTCAGAGGGAAAGATCTGTCATCTCTGGAAGCTGGAGCCAGCCAAACTGTTTTGCATGTCCCTGTCTTGGATAAAGATAAGCAGGCCTTTCAAACAACTTCTGTGGATAAAACCTATAGTAGGCAAGCAGGAATTGTATTTCCTCCTAACGTTGACACAAAGACTTTTTATGAACTACCTGCAGATGTGCAAAAAGAACTACTAGCTGAATGGAAGAGGCAGGAACCTGTGTCCAAAACTTCTACGGGTAAACCCCCCGAAAAACCTAAAACAAGTAAAGGAAGAAGGAATACGGCACCATGTTTATCACAGTCTAAcagtttgctaaaatattttaaaccacagtga
- the STARD6 gene encoding stAR-related lipid transfer protein 6, producing the protein MDYKKIADEVSEKILSYSQDTSGWKVIKISKNVTVSSKPSKEYAGNIYRGEGIIKEVPSKIIPFMYLPEYRNKWDKALQSYKLLERIDQDTGIYHSVTHSYGMGLISSRDFVDLLHVKPYPGDILTTNSVSVEYSSCPPTPSCVRGYNNPCGYVCSPLPENPEHSKLVVFIQPELGGMLPGSVVETALPTTLINLITETRAGLKGLKDHD; encoded by the exons ATGGACTATAAGAAAATTGCAGATGAAGTTTCAGAAAAAATTTTGTCGTACAGCCAAGATACTTCAGGATGGAAAGTGATAAaaatttca AAAAATGTTACAGTTTCTTCAAAGCCTTCAAAAGAGTATGCAGGAAATAT ATACCGTGGAGAAGGGATAATTAAGGAAGTCCCTagtaaaattattccttttatgTATCTTCCTGAATATCGAAACAAATGGGACAAAGCATTACAATCTTACAAGCTGTTAGAAAGGATTGACCAG GACACTGGTATATACCACAGTGTAACACACAGTTATGGTATGGGACTGATATCATCAAGAGATTTTGTTGACCTGCTGCATGTTAAACCATACCCTGGTGATATCCTTACAACTAACT CTGTCAGTGTGGAATACTCCAGCTGCCCTCCAACTCCCTCTTGTGTCCGAGGCTATAACAATCCCTGTGGATATGTGTGTTCACCTTTGCCCGA GAATCCAGAGCATTCTAAGCTAGTTGTATTTATTCAGCCAGAACTAGGAGGAATGCTTCCAGGTTCTGTAGTGGAGACAGCATTACCTACTACTCTCATAAACTTAATCACTGAAACAAGAGCTGGACTGAAAGGCTTGAAAGACCATGATTAA
- the CZH18orf54 gene encoding lung adenoma susceptibility protein 2: MTSSIKESSVCSPDSTVSSLLTSYSTDSNNPYSNSLIHYKDKLYSSASEALEAYIEDFDLSLTSSEIRTGKICIFQSTPKQVKFSKHHAKEKHALDDFKQHVGLGSLASPSRTQSECDPDLISLATDDLLALPADGSLPFVQRTPFKSRHQSSEWNRPSLKTSFCPYQTSSLNTESGFSLQENGKAVAHQNPHKDFSKKKCNVYTPDRYDSVSSKGSLRPSSFEEDTLPFKNYPRWLTSQKSDLSVSGISSIPNLHYPVWLKSYNLFSDSAKESDGQNFNIQGKASSSQAFEILKKRHSVDKRSSDFFEQNGCLCLGNDNKVEESCNYDCPDGCFPFDNLFSRHTKKPFREDQLEPLTSKADRGVESSTENLSNNLENDGSPSTTDILEAERSWENAPGAFKPLVPVCCEDMENALPFPKADIIHKFLEDCLNDKNKENTSSGGHHQRPLEALKLMLFKLQEIQASLNQNETAEQKEEFEKLSEKAEAELKLCDSEIIPLTNSIQKALHHLSRVKSLVEDNSNQQEQTYDREDKQEKKNDL; the protein is encoded by the exons ATGACAAGCTCAATAAAAGAAAGCAGTGTCTGCTCTCCTGATTCAACAGTATCTTCTCTTTTAACAAGCTATAGCACTGACAGCAATAATCCATACTCAAACAGCTTGATTCACTACAAGGACAAGCTTTACAGCTCTGCATCTGAGGCTTTGGAGGCTTATATTGAAGATTTTGATTTAAGTCTCACATCTTCAGAAATACGCACTGGAAAAATCTGCATATTTCAAAGCACTCCCAAACAAGTTAAGTTTTCAAAGCATCATGCCAAAGAAAAACATG CACTGGATGATTTTAAACAGCATGTAGGATTGGGTTCTCTTGCTTCACCCTCTAGAACGCAGAGTGAGTGTGACCCAGACTTGATTAGTCTTGCAACGGATGATCTGTTAGCACTTCCAGCAGATGGATCACTACCCTTCGTCCAGCGTACTCCTTTTAAATCAAGGCATCAAAGTAGTGAGTGGAACAGACCGTCCCTTAAAACATCTTTCTGCCCTTACCAAACCTCATCACTCAATACTGAAAGTGGTTTCAGTCTCCAGGAGAATGGGAAAGCTGTTGCTCACCAGAATCCACACAAAGacttcagcaaaaagaaatgcaatgtgTATACACCTGATAGGTACGATTCTGTCTCCTCTAAAGGAAGTTTGAGACCCTCGTCTTTTGAAGAGGACACTCTTCCTTTTAAGAATTATCCAAGATGGCTTACCAGTCAGAAGTCCGACTTAAGTGTATCAGGGATAAGTAGTATTCCCAATTTGCACTACCCAGTATGGCTTAAGAGTTACAACCTTTTTTCTGATTCAGCTAAAGAAAGCGATGGTCAAAATTTTAATATACAAGGCAAAGCTTCCTCTTCACAAGCTTTTGAGATCCTGAAAAAAAGGCACTCTGTAGATAAACgcagttctgatttttttgaaCAAAATGGTTGCCTGTGTCTGGGAAATGATAACAAAGTAGAAGAAAGTTGCAACTATGACTGTCCAGATGGGTGCTTCCCTTTTGATAACTTGTTTTCAAGGCACACTAAAAAGCCTTTCAGAG AAGACCAGCTTGAGCCACTTACCTCGAAGGCCGACAGAGGTGTGGAGAGTTCAACTGAAAATTTGTCAAATAATCTGGAAAATGATGGCAGTCCTTCTACAACAGATATACTAGAAGCAGAAAGATCATGGGAAAATGCTCCAGGTGCTTT CAAACCACTAGTGCCTGTGTGCTGTGAGGACATGGAGAATGCTCTACCATTCCCCAAAGCAGATATCATACACAAATTCTTGGAAGACTgtttaaatgacaaaaataag gAAAATACTTCTTCTGGAGGTCATCACCAAAGGCCCCTTGAAGCTTTGAAGCTAATGTTGTTTAAACTTCAAGAAATTCAGGCAAGTTTAAACCAGAATGAAACTGCTGAGCAAAAGGAAGAGTTTGAAAAA ctttctgaaaAAGCTGAGGCTGAATTAAAACTGTGTGACAGTGAGATAATCCCTCTTACTAATTCTATTCAGAA GGCTTTACACCATTTGTCACGTGTTAAAAGTCTTGTTGAAGATAACAGTAACCAACAAGAGCAGACCTATGATCGTgaagataaacaagaaaaaaagaatgatctGTGA